Genomic segment of Brachyhypopomus gauderio isolate BG-103 chromosome 10, BGAUD_0.2, whole genome shotgun sequence:
CCTTTGCTGGTATGTTCAGCTCCACAATATTTGTGGTGGCTTCATGACCCTGGACAAGGACCCCAACTCAGATTTCCCTTAATAAAGCTTGCTCttctaatattaataataatattaataaataataatattaataataataataataataataataataataataataataataataataatactttatttttatatagcacttttctgaAACCCAAAGACACTTAAAATACAtaaggaaacaaacaaaatacaaaacagTACAAAGAAAATTATGGAGCAGGGAGATCATAGGCAAGAGAGAAGAGTTGAGTCTTAAGTTTAGATTTAAAtgtggcttaagcagggggaccttGCATGCACTGCAGGATTTTAAGCCATGACAGCGCAATATATTACTAATAGTTTTTTTGGAAACAGTGGTTCCAGCTTGCTGCAGGTCATTGACCAGGTCCTGCAGAGTAGTTTTGGGCTCTTTCCTTACCTTCCTCACAATCAGTACAACCCCATGAGGTGAGATCTTGTAGGGAGCTCCAGACCAAGGGAGGTTGACCATTATCTttgtcttcttccattttctaattaTTGTGCCTACAGGTGTTGTCTTCTCATTAACCTGTTTGCCTATCTTCCTGTAGCCCATTCCGGCCTTGTGCAGGGCTATAATTTTGTCCCTGATGTCCTTACACAGCACTCTGGTCTTGGCCATTGTGGTGAGGTtggagtttgtttgtgtgtgagtgtggacaggtgtctttttaTACTATTTAGTTAAAACAGGTGCAGGTAATACAGGTAACGAGTGGAGAACAGGAGGGCCTCTTAAAGAGCAACTAACAGGTCTGTGAGAGCCAGAATTCGTACTGTTTGGTAAggtatcaaatacttatttcctgcaataaaatgcaaattaatGATTTAATAGTCATTAAGTGTGATTTTCTGGATTTTGTTTTTAGATTCTATCACTCACACTTGAAGAGCACCTATGATAAAAATTACAGATTTCTACATGCATTGCAAGTGTGAAAAGCAGCAAAAACGGCAGCGTATCAAATACTTTTTCTCCTCACTGTATGTTCACACACGTTTGTGACGATGATGTGGGTGTGATGTGATGTCTATGGGTGTAATGTCTCAGAGACATGAAGTCTGTGGTTACCCTCTGGCTGTCCATTTCAGTTCTGCTCCTACAGACCAGCAACCTGGAGTTACGCATTGATCACAGGCATATCTACTGTATATGGACTGTTCATGCATTATTCAAATTTACAGTTCTAATGCCAAATTTCTGTTTAAACAACATGATGTACAGATGATGCCAACACTCAATAAGATCTGCACATCTGTGAAAGAATTTAAGAAGCCACCTCAAAGTGTCCCAGAGCTGCCAGTAGATGAACTCAAGCTGCCATGTCTATCCAGACAGCCCATCAACTCCAGTGAAGAAACACAGACCCGAAGGCCCACCGGAGTAGCTGACAGTCCCACATCTCACCCACACCAGATACACCAGAGTAGCTGACTCTTCCACATCTGCATCGAAATTGCAGTGCAGCATGGACTGTTTTGCTGGGCAGCCCATGAGGATGGGCAACATctggagtcttggtcctcctaaGGTTTCTTCCTTAATGTCCTTGTCACTGTCACCTCTGGCTTGcttattagggatctggacctatagtaaagctgctttgtgacaacttgtgAAATAATACGTTTGATTTGAACTTTGCAAGTAATGCAAAGCTGGTGGGCTTATGGAATTTTGATTATCTGACCATAATTCTTTTGATCGCGTGAAGTAAATAGTTGTAATTTAATTTCACATTTGCATTGATTGTTCACATTTAGATTTCATTTTTGCAATTCGACAGTACAAGTGTTATGAGGTCGTCACTTTCAAGCTTTATCATTTATTTTAGATTAAAATATTACAAAAAAATGATCACCAATTAGTTTTAAGTTCCTCTGTTGGATGCTGTTTGTACTATGAAGACACACTGGTTCCTCGTCTTTTTCCCCGAGTCTGTTCTCTTCTCGAGATGTTTTACTTGAGGGATCCTTATTTCTTTCGGCCAAAATCCAAAACGTGATCCGTTTCCTGCGACGGATGGGCGTTTCCCTTGTTGGTATTTGGAACAGATTACGGTACAAGCAGCTACATTAAGGTAAAGTTTTTTCTTACCGAATAAAGAAAACCAACTTAAATGTGCAATTGTTAACATAGAcgggttgtgttgtgtttgactGACATTGTGCGGTAGAAAAACATTGGGAATAGAATTTAATCGATCGTTTCATATCCTCATCGGAAGAGGATAGAGTTAAAGGATTTTTAAGCGCCGTTGCTATCTCAGTTTGCCGTGATTTGAACTTTGGTGACTTTCGTGGTCAGCGTGGTTGGGCTACGTAAACAGCCATTATTATAGATTTTGAAACGACTAATCTAAACGGTTGTCAGTTTATTACCCCTATATAAAAAGGAACGTCAGATCTGAAGGAAAGTGACCAATCTCTGCTGTTTGAATACAGGAGTACATGCCGGAATGTCTTCCGTGTGGGTGAGTAATTATGCCAGTTCCCTTTATTACCATTGACATTTTATATAAGTATGAATCCTTATATCATGTTTGTGTGCCGTTTTAGGATGATTTAAATCTTCTTCTGGATTCGCCAGACTCGCTCTCAGTTACAGTAAGGCGTTGTTTCTGTGTACTGAGTCATCCTTACTTACAAGCTCACGCACTTTGGAGACACGCAGTGGTAACAGATCAGGTCACGTCAGTATGATGTTCTCTTCATGTTTCTTAGTCTAATGCCAGAGGAACTATTGAAGATAAGCAAGGTTTCAGACCAGATGAAGATGCCGCAGCTTTAAGGAAGGCCATCGAGGGCATTGGTGAGACACTCCAGAACCGTTAACATGCTTTTGTTGCAGTGACGAATTGTAGTATTATctaaaaaaatgtgtgtgcgcgtatttTGACTATCAGGCACCACAGAAAAGACTGTGATTGACATTCTCACTCAGAGAAGCAATGCCCAGCGTCAGTTAATCTGCAAGTCCTACGTAGAGTCAACCGGAAGGGTAAGGGACGGACCTCGAGAAGCCCTTTGCACTGCAGTTTAGTGTTTATTCATCTCCATGATTGAAGCCCGTGGTAGTGTAGTTTGGTGTTTCTTCATCTCCTAAACGATTGGTTTAGCCTTCAGTTTCCTAAAAATACTAAACCGTGGCTGTCTCTCGTGCATAGATACTGCTCCTTGATGAATCTATTAATCTGTGATCTCTTGCATGCTAGACTCTTGTTGATGACCTGGAAGGGGACACTCATGGAAACTTTGAGGACATCCTGGTGGCTCTGATCACACCACCCACTCAGTTTGACCTCCAGCAATTTAAACAGGCAATCAAAGTAAGAAACATGTTCTTTACATATTACaactgtgaaaaaaaaatccttttaAGAAGTTTTGTACTAACATGGCTTTTAATGGACTTGACAACTTCAAAAGTAACTCTGACCACCATAAAGTTTACTGATAATTAATGTAAAGCAGGTTGAAACCTAAGACATTTTTCTATATTAAGAATCTCTTGTGTGGAAAATGTGGTGATTGTGTGGTTCTTCTTTGGCTTCTCAGGGAGTTGGAACCTCGGACAATACGCTGATAGAGATATTTGCATCCCAAACAAACTGTCAAATCAAGGATCTGTGCAATGCTTATTTGAAAGGTTTGAGTATTTActcttttttattttacaggTCTAAATGCTAAGTGCTGATTTAATGTTAAATTGTTTCAGAAACTGGAAGATCATTACATCATGACCTGCAGTCCGAGGTGTCTGGAGACTATGGGAAATGTCTACTACTTCTAGCTGAGGTGGGCTGCTCTCTCTGTGGCTGATTTGTATAGATAAtaggtgtatctcaattcaggggctgcagcccacgaagtgcgcatttgtaggccggttacgtcactgcgccgcgccgaggctgtcccaattcgtgggctccttcttatgcggccgacgaatgtagccttcaaaaccccgaaaacgaaggatgcatctgagtatccttcgtgtcccaccatatcccaggattcattgctctatgaacaataaacaggcggagtctagtgtacgggc
This window contains:
- the anxa3b gene encoding annexin A3b; translation: MSSVWDDLNLLLDSPDSLSVTSNARGTIEDKQGFRPDEDAAALRKAIEGIGTTEKTVIDILTQRSNAQRQLICKSYVESTGRTLVDDLEGDTHGNFEDILVALITPPTQFDLQQFKQAIKGVGTSDNTLIEIFASQTNCQIKDLCNAYLKETGRSLHHDLQSEVSGDYGKCLLLLAEGKRDESPNVDVAKAKADAKVLYEAGEKRWGTDEGTFIDVLCHRSVPQLRKTLVEYKNLTGKTLQQSIESEMSRELERVLVAIVKCVKSVPAYLAECLHESMKGMGTTESTLTRILVKRSEIDLMDIKSEYKKLFGCSLYSAIESETSGDFRDTLLRICGEDV